One segment of Castanea sativa cultivar Marrone di Chiusa Pesio chromosome 3, ASM4071231v1 DNA contains the following:
- the LOC142627074 gene encoding putative receptor protein kinase ZmPK1 produces the protein MDISIFFLLLCLLQTLSLSSSNTLDTLRGTSLSVEKPSDKLVSENGEFSAGFFPVGDNAFSFAIWLNKSSTPTVVWMANRDEPVNGRGSVLSILADGQLILTNSLGITIWTTKAGDLTSLEVTNLQLQLQNTGNLVLHNSKGVVIWQSFDAPSDTLLPQQALTMISSLISRKSQDDYSSGNYKLFFDYDNVLRLLFQGPTMSSLYWPDPWLTDPGQAGRSMYNTSRRALLHDSGYFESSDQFQFNATDFGAVTHRRLTLDPDGNLRLYSLQKMNGSWDWVVTWQAFSDPCRIHGICGPNSLCSYYPVSGRRCSCLQGFNLKDQTDWSYGCEPEFSIRCNHTDETSFVQLAHAEFYGSDIFFHPNVTFQFCQEQCLNRCDCNGFQYKFDEGSGYYNCYPKYLLMSGHQSPNFVGDFYLRLPKAGLFYSKIPDEEFKLQCSANLTKQIIRTYENKTVKLLLWFATTVGGMEVTCVLLVWLFLLRTSKHPNPDPALQGYLLTTKFKRFTFDDLRKATRGFKEVIGRGAGGTVYKGVLPDQRVAAIKQLDEANQGEAEFLAEVSTIGMLNHMYLIEMWGYCAEGKHKLLVYEYMEHGSLAENISSNALDWKKRFEIAVGTAKGLAYLHEECLEWVLHCDVKPQNILLDSNFQPKVADFGLSKLVSRSMSDHSSFSRMRGTRGYMAPEWIYNLPITSKVDVYSYGIVLLEMVTGKSPGGMHASDSGETREHKRLVTLVKEYINIGTATRKSWIEEIIDPMMSGKYDKVKMELLVKVALQCVAEDRDERPSMKQVVEMLIGHED, from the coding sequence ATGGATATCTcaatcttcttccttcttttatGTCTGCTACAAACTCTTTCTCTATCTTCATCTAATACATTAGACACTCTTAGAGGCACATCTCTATCAGTTGAGAAACCAAGTGACAAATTGGTTTCAGAAAATGGTGAATTCTCTGCGGGGTTTTTCCCTGTTGGAGATAATGCATTTTCCTTTGCCATATGGCTAAACAAGTCCTCAACTCCCACAGTTGTTTGGATGGCAAACCGAGATGAACCTGTTAATGGAAGAGGTTCAGTGCTTTCTATTTTGGCAGACGGCCAGCTTATACTAACCAATTCACTCGGTATCACCATTTGGACAACTAAAGCAGGAGACTTGACCTCATTAGAGGTCACCAATTTGCAACTACAGCTCCAAAACACAGGCAATCTCGTTCTTCATAATTCCAAAGGTGTTGTCATCTGGCAAAGCTTTGATGCACCATCAGATACGCTTCTACCTCAACAAGCACTCACCATGATCTCGAGCCTTATCTCAAGAAAAAGCCAGGACGACTATTCTTCTGGCAACTATAAGCTCTTTTTTGACTATGATAATGTGCTCCGCCTGCTTTTCcaaggtccaacaatgtccagtCTCTACTGGCCGGATCCATGGCTTACAGACCCTGGACAAGCTGGAAGGTCTATGTACAATACTAGTAGACGTGCACTACTACACGACTCGGGTTATTTTGAGTCATCTGATCAGTTTCAATTCAATGCAACAGATTTTGGCGCGGTAACTCACAGACGATTAACACTTGACCCTGATGGCAACCTGCGATTATACAGCCTGCAAAAGATGAATGGGAGTTGGGATTGGGTTGTAACATGGCAAGCCTTCTCTGACCCATGCAGGATTCATGGCATATGTGGACCTAATAGTCTTTGCAGTTATTATCCTGTTTCTGGCAGGAGATGCTCTTGCTTGCAGGGCTTCAACCTTAAAGATCAGACTGATTGGTCTTATGGCTGTGAACCAGAATTCAGTATCCGTTGCAACCATACAGATGAGACTAGCTTTGTCCAACTTGCTCATGCTGAATTCTATGGCTCAGATATCTTCTTCCATCCGAATGTTACCTTTCAATTTTGTCAAGAACAATGCCTGAATAGGTGTGACTGCAATGGCTTCCAGTATAAGTTCGATGAAGGTAGTGGTTACTATAATTGTTACCCCAAGTATCTACTAATGAGTGGACACCAATCACCAAATTTTGTTGGAGATTTTTATTTAAGACTACCAAAAGCTGGTCTTTTTTATAGCAAGATTCCTGATGAAGAATTCAAGTTACAATGTTCAGCCAACCTAACCAAGCAAATCATAAGAACGTATGAAAATAAGACCGTAAAGCTTTTGCTTTGGTTTGCGACAACAGTGGGAGGTATGGAGGTGACTTGTGTTTTGCTGGTCTGGTTATTCTTGTTAAGAACTAGTAAACATCCTAACCCAGATCCTGCTTTACAAGGATATCTCCTCACAACTAAATTTAAGCGATTCACCTTTGATGATCTAAGAAAGGCAACGCGGGGATTCAAAGAAGTGATTGGGCGAGGAGCAGGAGGGACAGTATACAAAGGTGTACTGCCTGATCAGCGGGTTGCAGCAATCAAGCAACTCGATGAAGCTAACCAAGGAGAAGCAGAATTTCTAGCTGAAGTAAGCACCATTGGCATGTTGAACCATATGTACTTAATAGAGATGTGGGGATATTGTGCAGAGGGAAAGCATAAGCTTCTGGTGTATGAGTACATGGAACATGGATCTTTAGCTGAAAATATTAGTTCTAATGCACTTGATTGGAAGAAGAGGTTTGAAATAGCAGTGGGCACTGCAAAAGGCCTAGCTTATCTGCATGAAGAGTGCTTAGAGTGGGTTTTACATTGTGATGTAAAGCCTCAGAATATATTGCTAGATTCCAACTTTCAACCAAAAGTAGCAGATTTTGGCTTGTCTAAACTAGTAAGTAGAAGCATGAGTGATCATTCAAGCTTCTCAAGGATGAGGGGAACTAGAGGTTACATGGCTCCTGAGTGGATTTACAATCTTCCCATTACTTCTAAAGTGGATGTTTACAGCTATGGAATTGTGCTGTTGGAAATGGTGACTGGAAAGAGCCCAGGTGGCATGCATGCCTCTGACAGTGGTGAGACAAGAGAGCATAAGAGGTTGGTCACTTTGGTAAAAGAGTATATTAACATTGGAACTGCAACAAGGAAGTCATGGATTGAAGAAATTATAGATCCCATGATGTCTGGCAAATATGACAAGGTTAAGATGGAACTTTTGGTCAAAGTGGCCTTGCAATGTGTGGCAGAAGACAGGGATGAGAGACCCAGCATGAAACAGGTAGTAGAGATGCTTATAGGCCATGAGGATTAA
- the LOC142627073 gene encoding putative disease resistance protein RGA3 encodes MADALLSAIVERLGSLISSEFKLTVTVKEEVQKLQTKFRTIQAVLNDAGKRQLKEEAVKFWFDKLQGVSYEIDDALDEWNTVMIKAEIEKQEKEFEKKEKAETSNAKKRKVWPLISNFNFSVPNLLPHRDIAHKIQELNEKLDEIYKEREMYGFELSSPIEEVVERPKTTSYVDVSEILGRDKVKNDLVSTLLGKGTEKDKHPHVISLVGMGGIGKTSLAQLAYNDQEVQTHFEIKVWVCVSDPFDQCKVAKEILESIECQSSNLTALQSLLDRICDKVGGKKFFLVFDDLWTEDFAMWKPFRDALKNCGSQSSRILVTIRKDQVAKMMESANTIKLEDLSEEDCWLVFSKIAFFDKGPQQCEQLEDFGKQISKKCKGLPLAAKTMGSLMRFKKSREEWRNVLSNNLWELEDAERGLFAPLLLSYFDLSSPLKRCFSYCAIFPKDHLFDVSELVYTWTAHGFVESKGNMEVEIMAREYFEILVIRSFFQECREYLHIFKRYKMHDIVHDFAQSITEARHLGYSTGSQFPPSTNRSKNLRTAIFFSHNDYNMSNLVQNFSHLRVLTLQLRMELPDTIGNLIHLRYLDLHGCEMPLSHNKWVLPETICNLCNLQFLKLKCDPMSQPRILPQGIGKLINLRLLIGYNLVIPRGIGRLTSLRTLKGVLISDEDSEGCKFEELKNLTHLRDLSLFFKEDILIALAPNNRRIESKVSILNALEPPQDLEKLRICWYQGSTMSPIWLASLTNLKELYLAFATELISLPPLGKIPCLESLTIEDARSLKKVGVEFLGIESENKKEDIKIFPNLKYLKFDGLYKWEEWIGGMREGGKEDEDCITIMPLKLIIRNCENLKSLPDFLRTTPLKELEILFCPIIEKRCRGEYWHNISHIPIIKLTAFPWEINNDLT; translated from the exons ATGGCTGATGCTCTACTTTCTGCTATCGTGGAGCGGCTTGGTTCTTTAATTTCTTCGGAGTTCAAGTTGACTGTAACTGTTAAggaagaagtccaaaagcttcAAACCAAATTCCGTACCATTCAGGCAGTGCTCAATGATGCTGGGAAGAGGCAGCTGAAGGAGGAAGCTGTGAAGTTTTGGTTTGATAAGCTCCAAGGCGTATCGTATGAGATCGACGACGCGTTGGATGAGTGGAACACTGTCATGATCAAAGCAGAGAttgagaaacaagaaaaagaattcgaaaaaaaagaaaaagctgaaACTAGTAATGCTAAGAAGAGGAAGGTATGGCCCCTCATCTCCAACTTCAATTTCTCAGTTCCTAATCTTTTACCGCATCGTGATATTGCTCATAAGATACAAGAACTTAACGAAAAATTAGATGAGATTTACAAAGAGAGGGAGATGTACGGGTTTGAATTGAGTAGCCCCATTGAAGAAGTAGTTGAGAGACCAAAAACTACTTCTTATGTTGATGTGTCTGAAATTCTTGGTCGTGATAAGGTTAAAAATGATCTAGTGAGCACCCTATTGGGCAAGGGTACTGAAAAAGATAAACACCCCCATGTAATCTCATTGGTGGGCATGGGCGGTATTGGAAAAACTTCTCTTGCCCAATTAGCCTACAATGATCAGGAGGTGCAAACTCATTTTGAGATAAAagtgtgggtttgtgtttcggATCCTTTCGATCAGTGCAAGGTTGCCAAAGAAATCCTTGAATCTATTGAATGTCAATCCTCCAACTTGACTGCATTGCAAAGTCTACTAGATAGAATTTGTGATAAAGTTGGGGGAAAGAagttttttcttgtctttgatgATTTGTGGACTGAAGACTTTGCAATGTGGAAGCCATTTAGAGATGCACTCAAAAATTGTGGTTCTCAAAGTAGTAGAATTCTAGTCACCATACGTAAAGACCAAGTTGCGAAGATGATGGAAAGTGCAAATACGATCAAGTTGGAGGACTTATCTGAGGAAGATTGTTGGTTGGTGTTTAgtaaaatagcattttttgaTAAGGGTCCTCAGCAATGTGAGCAACTAGAAGACTTTGGCAAACAAATATCAAAGAAGTGCAAAGGTTTGCCCCTTGCTGCAAAGACAATGGGGAGTCTCATGCGCTTTAAGAAAAGTAGAGAAGAATGGAGGAATGTTTTGAGTAACAATTTGTGGGAATTAGAAGATGCTGAAAGAGGTCTTTTTGCACCATTGTTACTGAGTTATTTTGATTTGTCATCACCATTGAAACGGTGTTTCTCATATTGTGCTATCTTTCCGAAAGACCATCTCTTTGATGTTAGTGAGTTGGTATATACGTGGACAGCACACGGGTTTGTTGAGTCAAAGGGAAATATGGAGGTGGAAATCATGGCACGAGaatactttgaaattttagtCATTCGCTCTTTCTTCCAAGAATGCAGGGAATATTTACATATTTTCAAGAGGTACAAAATGCATGATATAGTACATGACTTTGCACAGTCAATTACTGAAGCTCGCCATTTGGGATATTCAACAGGATCCCAATTTCCTCCATCTACTAATAGATCCAAAAATCTACGCACTGCCATCTTTTTTAGTCATAATGATTATAACATGTCCAATTTAGTCCAGAATTTTAGCCATTTACGAGTATTAACTTTGCAATTAAGAATGGAACTTCCGGATACAATAGGAAACTTAATACATTTAAGATATCTTGATTTGCATGGGTGCGAAATGCCTTTATCTCATAACAAATGGGTGTTGCCTGAAACTATATGTAATCTATGcaatttacaatttttgaaGCTTAAGTGTGATCCTATGTCTCAGCCTAGAATATTACCGCAAGGGATAGgtaaattaattaacttaagACTTCTTATTGGATATAATTTAGTGATTCCAAGAGGGATTGGAAGATTGACTTCTCTTAGAACATTAAAAGGTGTCCTCATAAGTGATGAGGATAGCGAAGGATGTaaatttgaagaattaaaaaatttaactcaCCTCCGTGATTTGTCTCTATTTTTTAAAGAGGATATTCTGATTGCCTTAGCTCCAAATAATAGAAGAATTGAGAGTAAAGTATCAATTTTAAATGCGTTAGAGCCACCTCAAGACTTGGAGAAGTTACGCATTTGTTGGTACCAGGGCAGCACAATGTCTCCTATTTGGTTGGCGTCTTTAACCAATTTGAAAGAGCTTTATCTCGCTTTCGCCACAGAGTTAATAAGTTTGCCTCCATTGGGGAAGATTCCGTGCCTCGAATCATTAACTATAGAGGATGCGAGGAGTTTGAAAAAAGTGGGAGTTGAATTTTTGGGAATAGAATCtgaaaacaagaaagaagacATAAAAATATTCCCAAATTTGAAATATCTCAAATTTGATGGTTTGTACAAGTGGGAAGAATGGATTGGAGGAATGAGAGAAGGAGGAAAAGAAGACGAAGACTGTATTACTATAATGCCACTGAAGTTGATAATTCGCAACTGCGAAAACTTAAAGTCATTGCCGGATTTCCTGCGTACAACTCCATTGAAGGAATTGGAGATCCTTTTCTGTCCAATTATCGAGAAACGTTGCCGAGGAGAGTACTGGCACAACATTTCTCACATCCCAATCATCAAATTAACTGCATTTCCGTG GGAAATAAACAATGACCTTACGTAA
- the LOC142627075 gene encoding disease resistance protein RGA2-like: MDWADWVQQVSEIKTQLFSMITSEFKLIANVKEEVPKLETKFRTIQAVLNDAEKRRVKEEAMKLWLDKLKDVSNQMKSVLDKWNTAAKTVEDNEKKDEEEEAATGTAKRRKMMCGLKTSQCGSHSELHSDLVCKAVEF, from the exons ATGGATTGGGCGGATTGGGTCCAACAAGTTTCAGAAATTAAGACACAGCTTTTTTCAATGATCACTTCAGAGTTCAAGTTGATTGCAAATGTTAAGGAAGAGGTCCCAAAGCTTGAAACCAAATTCCGTACCATTCAGGCAGTGCTCAACGATGCAGAGAAAAGGCGAGTGAAGGAGGAAGCTATGAAGCTTTGGTTAGATAAGCTCAAAGACGTATCCAACCAGATGAAGAGCGTGTTGGATAAGTGGAACACGGCCGCCAAGACCGTAGAAGATAATGAGAAaaaagatgaggaagaagaagctgcAACTGGTACTGCTAAGAGGAGGAAG atGATGTGTGGACTGAAGACTTCACAATGTGGGAGCCATTCAGAATTACACTCAGATCTGGTGTGCAAGGCAGTAGAATTCTAG